In a genomic window of Nesterenkonia halotolerans:
- a CDS encoding citryl-CoA lyase yields the protein MSGAEQNNHASSYPTSLGTSTAEEISLMGQSLSEDLMGKVGFAELAFWMTATRRPTPGELRTFEAVLVALADHGFTPTAIAARLTYLSAPESIQGAIAAGLLGGGSRFLGVTEDTGKFLHEVLATDDGARSTDADYDALAREAITRARAAQQIVPGLGHPVHKAGDPRTPRLIQIAEEGGTRGEHLRLFEAMGRVSEEVLGKKLPLNGAGVCGAALADLGLPVDFLRGFALLARTAGLLGQIAEERRSPIAHDIYMHVDRNARFVPLAGGGSSGAADSGESNPPGHTDQTKES from the coding sequence ATGAGCGGCGCAGAGCAGAACAATCACGCATCGAGCTACCCCACCTCGCTGGGGACCTCCACAGCCGAGGAGATCAGCCTGATGGGGCAGTCCCTCTCTGAGGACCTCATGGGCAAGGTCGGATTCGCCGAGCTGGCCTTCTGGATGACCGCCACCCGCCGGCCCACACCCGGGGAGCTGCGCACCTTCGAGGCCGTGCTCGTCGCGCTCGCAGACCACGGATTCACGCCCACCGCGATTGCGGCCCGGCTGACCTACCTCTCCGCCCCGGAGTCCATCCAGGGCGCCATCGCCGCCGGACTGCTCGGCGGCGGATCCCGGTTCCTCGGCGTCACCGAGGACACCGGCAAGTTCCTGCATGAGGTGCTTGCAACCGACGACGGCGCGCGCAGCACCGACGCGGACTATGACGCCCTGGCGCGGGAGGCGATCACCCGGGCCCGCGCTGCTCAGCAGATCGTCCCCGGGCTGGGGCATCCGGTGCACAAGGCCGGTGACCCGCGCACCCCGCGGCTGATCCAGATCGCGGAAGAAGGTGGCACCCGCGGGGAGCACCTGCGCCTGTTCGAAGCCATGGGCCGGGTCAGCGAGGAGGTGCTGGGCAAGAAGCTGCCGCTCAACGGTGCAGGCGTCTGCGGCGCAGCGCTGGCCGATCTCGGTCTGCCGGTGGACTTCCTGCGCGGCTTCGCGCTGCTGGCCCGTACGGCCGGGCTGCTGGGACAGATCGCCGAGGAGCGGCGCAGCCCGATCGCCCATGACATCTATATGCATGTGGACCGCAACGCACGGTTCGTTCCGCTGGCCGGCGGCGGGTCCAGTGGTGCTGCGGATTCAGGGGAGTCGAATCCGCCCGGCCACACCGATCAGACCAAGGAGAGCTGA
- a CDS encoding GntR family transcriptional regulator — translation MVRVPEAQRVRDALENAIVDGQYGPGERLDPAKLQVEFGCSRTPVREALQGLERSGLVRIRPKQGTYVTELSIPELAERFELMAELEGMAARLASRRIEREPLAELRRALEECERHEAAGDADGYYYANACFHSIIYDSCGNGYLQQQAHDLRRILQPYRRLQLRAPDRMRRSLAEHHAIVEAISSGDTETAENTARDHVLVQVKEFSQLVRTWNRLREARVGQTQAQLQ, via the coding sequence ATGGTTCGGGTCCCTGAAGCCCAGCGCGTGCGGGATGCGCTGGAGAACGCCATCGTCGACGGGCAGTACGGTCCGGGCGAGCGGCTAGACCCTGCCAAGCTCCAGGTCGAGTTCGGCTGCTCCCGCACCCCGGTGCGCGAGGCGCTGCAGGGACTCGAGCGCTCGGGCCTGGTGCGGATCCGTCCGAAACAGGGCACCTACGTCACCGAGCTGAGCATCCCCGAGCTCGCCGAACGTTTCGAGCTCATGGCGGAGCTGGAGGGCATGGCGGCCCGGCTGGCCTCGCGACGGATCGAGCGAGAGCCGCTGGCCGAGCTGCGGAGGGCTCTGGAAGAATGTGAGCGCCACGAGGCCGCCGGAGATGCCGACGGCTACTACTACGCGAACGCCTGCTTCCACAGCATCATCTACGACTCCTGCGGCAACGGATATCTGCAGCAGCAGGCCCATGACCTGCGCCGGATCCTTCAGCCCTATCGACGGCTTCAGCTGCGCGCCCCGGATCGGATGCGCCGTTCGCTCGCCGAGCACCACGCGATCGTGGAGGCCATCAGCAGCGGAGACACGGAGACCGCGGAGAACACCGCCCGAGACCATGTCCTCGTGCAGGTCAAGGAGTTCAGTCAGCTGGTGCGCACCTGGAACAGGCTGCGCGAGGCGCGAGTGGGCCAGACCCAGGCCCAGCTCCAATGA
- a CDS encoding AMP-binding protein: MPATQGWILSDLLRSLGGSRGAAESNGPDPAALEQLTAACDVLMGDLGEASMRAVADRALASYRDLEDDADRVTFFSHMLTSYAVDDDTLREAYQRWEQTHGQSELADLFDASEPRRQQLLRRLNHADGATLHLVNMRADLRRLLREHPDLAPLDRDFRHLLSSWFNRGFLRMEQVGWDAPREMRQHLLDSEKVHPMQDMNDLKRRLRPKDRTCYAFFHPATGDLPLIFVEVALVKGIPGAIEPLLAPTEALSPAKADTAVLYSINNALDGLAGISFGSLLIKQVIDQVSTELPHLEKFVTLSPIPGFRKWLHQQPADSGRTPLRELATELERHESAADLSDAEVEDLRSRLASALAQYIALERRADGQPLDSVARFHLGNGATAWQLHWPASTADYMWDQSYGAMINYRYEPGLVEQRHEDYVRNATVALGARVSQLLPSADAQTSSTKGTTAVEEPATDHTLSGIYQGFLARAEEQPDKTLFHLPGSGTLSYAEVLHTSRRIATKLIGDGVKQGDRVAAQVEKSPEAIALYLATLQIGGVYLPLNTAYTGAEMDYFMSDAAPRVLVCDPSQAADHVQRGRDGIVVETLGTTGEGTLLAAEQEHRDIAQTRPEDPGAILYTSGTTGRSKGAVLTHENLAANCVSLLQTWEFTAEDVLIHALPIFHIHGLFVAVNMTLTAGASMVWLPKFDVADVLDAMTNSAVGATVLMGVPTFYTRLLGSDRLGEDTCSNMRLFVSGSAPLLAADHEAFQARTGHAILERYGMTETGMNTSNPYRGGPRRPGTVGHPLPGVEVRITDRETGEALPQGEVGIIEVRGPNVFAGYWNMPEKTAEEFREDGFFITGDLGTLDEQGYLSIVGRDKDLVISGGFNIYPKEVEGLIDDQPGVTESAVIGVPHPDLGEGLVAVVVPAPEGAPDEAQILGALAGELARFKQPRAVRFVDALPRNVMGKVQKAELRKQYTDLFSA, from the coding sequence ATGCCGGCAACCCAAGGCTGGATTCTCTCGGACCTGCTGCGCTCCCTGGGGGGCAGCCGTGGCGCGGCTGAGTCGAACGGACCAGACCCCGCCGCCCTGGAACAGCTCACCGCCGCCTGTGATGTGCTCATGGGTGACCTTGGGGAGGCCTCGATGCGCGCCGTCGCCGATCGTGCGCTGGCCTCCTACCGAGACCTGGAGGACGACGCCGACCGGGTGACGTTCTTCAGCCACATGCTCACCTCCTACGCGGTGGACGATGACACGCTGCGCGAGGCGTACCAGCGGTGGGAACAGACCCACGGGCAGAGCGAGCTCGCCGACCTCTTCGACGCCAGCGAGCCCCGCCGACAGCAGCTGCTGCGCCGGTTGAACCACGCCGACGGCGCCACGCTGCATCTGGTCAACATGCGGGCCGATCTGCGCCGGCTCCTGCGCGAACACCCCGATCTCGCACCTTTGGACCGTGACTTCCGGCATCTGCTCAGCTCCTGGTTCAACCGCGGCTTCCTGCGCATGGAACAGGTGGGCTGGGATGCGCCCCGCGAGATGCGCCAACACCTGCTCGACTCCGAGAAGGTCCACCCCATGCAGGACATGAACGATCTCAAGCGACGGCTGCGTCCCAAGGACCGGACCTGCTATGCCTTCTTCCATCCGGCCACCGGGGACCTGCCGCTGATCTTCGTGGAGGTGGCGCTGGTCAAGGGCATCCCCGGCGCCATCGAGCCGCTGCTTGCGCCCACCGAGGCGCTCTCTCCAGCCAAGGCCGACACGGCGGTGCTGTATTCGATCAACAACGCGCTCGACGGTCTGGCGGGGATCTCCTTCGGCAGCCTGCTCATCAAGCAGGTCATCGATCAGGTCTCCACCGAACTGCCGCACCTCGAGAAGTTCGTCACGCTCTCTCCGATCCCCGGCTTCAGAAAGTGGCTGCACCAACAGCCAGCAGACTCCGGACGCACACCGCTGCGCGAGCTCGCCACCGAGCTTGAACGGCACGAGTCTGCCGCGGACCTCTCCGACGCCGAGGTGGAGGACCTGCGGAGCCGGCTCGCCTCCGCGCTGGCGCAGTACATCGCCCTGGAACGTCGAGCCGACGGTCAGCCGCTGGATTCGGTGGCCCGGTTCCACCTGGGCAACGGGGCCACTGCCTGGCAGCTGCACTGGCCCGCCAGCACGGCCGATTACATGTGGGACCAGTCCTATGGAGCCATGATCAACTACCGCTACGAGCCGGGACTGGTCGAGCAGCGGCACGAAGACTACGTCAGGAACGCCACGGTGGCGCTGGGAGCACGAGTCTCCCAACTGCTGCCCTCGGCAGACGCTCAGACCAGCAGCACGAAAGGAACCACTGCAGTGGAAGAACCAGCAACCGATCACACGCTCAGCGGCATCTACCAGGGCTTCCTCGCCCGAGCCGAGGAGCAGCCCGACAAGACGCTGTTCCACCTGCCCGGTTCAGGGACGCTGTCCTACGCGGAGGTGCTGCACACCTCGCGGCGGATCGCCACGAAGCTCATCGGAGACGGCGTGAAGCAGGGAGACCGGGTCGCCGCGCAGGTGGAGAAGTCCCCCGAGGCCATCGCGCTCTACCTCGCCACGCTGCAGATCGGCGGGGTGTACCTGCCGCTGAACACCGCCTACACCGGTGCAGAGATGGACTACTTCATGTCCGACGCCGCCCCGCGGGTGTTGGTCTGCGATCCGAGTCAGGCCGCCGATCACGTCCAGCGCGGTCGAGACGGCATCGTGGTCGAGACCCTCGGCACCACCGGGGAGGGCACTCTGCTCGCTGCCGAGCAGGAACACCGCGACATCGCGCAGACGCGTCCCGAGGACCCGGGTGCGATCCTCTACACCTCAGGCACCACCGGCCGCTCCAAGGGAGCAGTGCTGACCCACGAGAATCTGGCGGCCAACTGCGTCTCACTGCTGCAGACCTGGGAGTTCACCGCAGAGGACGTGCTCATCCATGCGCTGCCGATCTTCCATATCCACGGGCTCTTCGTCGCCGTGAACATGACGCTCACCGCCGGCGCCTCGATGGTCTGGCTGCCCAAGTTCGACGTCGCGGATGTCCTCGACGCGATGACGAACTCCGCCGTCGGCGCCACCGTGCTGATGGGGGTGCCCACCTTCTACACCCGGCTGCTCGGCTCGGACCGGCTCGGCGAGGACACCTGCTCGAACATGCGACTGTTCGTCTCCGGATCGGCACCGCTGCTGGCCGCCGATCATGAGGCGTTCCAGGCCCGCACCGGTCACGCCATCCTGGAGCGCTACGGGATGACCGAGACCGGGATGAACACCTCCAACCCCTACCGCGGAGGTCCCCGTCGACCGGGAACAGTGGGGCATCCGCTGCCCGGGGTCGAGGTGCGGATCACCGACCGCGAGACCGGCGAGGCCCTGCCGCAGGGTGAGGTCGGCATCATCGAGGTGCGCGGCCCCAATGTCTTCGCCGGCTACTGGAACATGCCGGAGAAGACCGCCGAGGAGTTCCGCGAAGACGGCTTCTTCATCACCGGGGACCTCGGCACCCTGGACGAGCAGGGTTACCTGAGCATCGTCGGCCGGGACAAGGACCTGGTGATCTCCGGTGGGTTCAACATCTACCCCAAGGAGGTGGAGGGACTCATCGATGATCAGCCCGGAGTGACCGAGTCCGCGGTGATCGGAGTGCCCCATCCCGATCTGGGCGAGGGGCTCGTCGCCGTCGTCGTCCCCGCGCCGGAGGGCGCCCCCGATGAGGCGCAGATCCTCGGAGCCCTGGCCGGGGAGCTGGCCCGCTTCAAGCAGCCGCGCGCCGTCCGCTTCGTGGACGCGCTCCCGCGCAATGTCATGGGCAAGGTCCAGAAGGCCGAGCTCCGCAAGCAGTACACCGACCTCTTCAGCGCCTGA
- a CDS encoding IclR family transcriptional regulator domain-containing protein: protein MSTERSPEFIEAISRGLSVITAFSAEYPSLTLSQVAKATGLARPTARRILMTLQELEYVRSDNGLFGLTPRVMELGMAYVSSLGLWDVARPHLEALVTHTHESASMTQLDGPDVVYVARVAVPKLIGLRVDIGTRFPAPPTSQGKVLLADMERREILQRLSEPSRSPVIPAVQWDQKSFMDELDRVQQQGYAVADEELARGIRSIAVPVRDCEGHVLAAMNTTVHAAETSLDALLSRHLPHLQEAAAAVTEDWARWQSLPSHVREREVPAVGRIPLLPAEEG from the coding sequence ATGTCGACGGAGCGAAGCCCCGAGTTCATCGAAGCCATCTCGCGCGGACTGTCCGTGATCACGGCGTTCTCCGCCGAGTACCCCAGCCTCACGCTGAGCCAGGTGGCGAAGGCCACCGGCCTGGCCCGCCCCACCGCGCGACGAATCCTGATGACCCTGCAGGAGCTGGAATATGTGCGCTCCGACAATGGGCTCTTCGGACTGACCCCCCGCGTCATGGAGCTCGGCATGGCCTATGTCAGCTCATTGGGCCTCTGGGATGTGGCCCGACCACATCTGGAGGCCCTGGTGACCCACACCCACGAGTCCGCCTCGATGACCCAGCTGGATGGGCCGGACGTGGTCTACGTGGCGCGCGTCGCGGTGCCGAAGCTGATCGGGCTGCGGGTCGACATCGGCACCCGCTTCCCCGCCCCGCCCACCTCCCAGGGCAAGGTGCTGCTGGCGGACATGGAGCGCCGCGAGATCCTCCAGCGCCTGTCCGAACCTTCACGTTCGCCGGTGATCCCGGCCGTGCAGTGGGACCAGAAGTCCTTCATGGATGAGCTGGACCGGGTGCAGCAGCAGGGGTACGCGGTGGCCGACGAGGAGCTTGCGCGCGGCATCCGCTCCATCGCGGTGCCGGTGCGTGACTGCGAGGGGCATGTCCTCGCCGCCATGAACACCACGGTCCACGCCGCCGAGACCAGCCTGGACGCACTGCTGAGCCGGCACCTGCCACACCTGCAGGAGGCCGCTGCGGCGGTCACCGAGGACTGGGCACGCTGGCAGTCCTTGCCGAGCCATGTGCGTGAGCGCGAGGTGCCCGCCGTCGGACGGATTCCGCTGCTGCCCGCCGAGGAGGGCTGA
- a CDS encoding DODA-type extradiol aromatic ring-opening family dioxygenase encodes MAELTAVLASTHHPFYYKATTSPEDQRPPYAADWQRKVEAYRATLTAAEPDILVMVGADHFHQLWLDNYPQFLIGKQERYDATFYNEEREFGIPKYTLAGDIELSRHMHEELLGKDFDLSVSHELKIDHSIICPIITVRPEADLPIVPIYTNIFVPPLPSPRRFYALGRAIREVIDSFPSDKKVAAIGTGHLSLELGGPRQFGEHGPDPLFDADAIEWLSTGNVDAILDNVTHESMAGAGNATHGFMDLLLMMGIAGPGVQADYVDHLDLFHTREMYMTWYPNKTQDQLEAAARAAKTAQASIGPIYASDPTWDQFRGERAATAGAAEA; translated from the coding sequence ATGGCAGAGCTGACGGCGGTGCTGGCGAGCACCCACCACCCGTTCTATTACAAGGCCACCACCTCACCGGAGGATCAGCGGCCGCCCTACGCCGCCGACTGGCAGCGCAAGGTCGAGGCCTACCGAGCCACGCTCACCGCCGCGGAGCCCGACATCCTGGTCATGGTGGGAGCGGATCACTTCCACCAGCTCTGGCTGGACAATTATCCGCAGTTCCTGATCGGCAAGCAGGAGAGATACGACGCGACCTTCTACAACGAGGAGCGCGAATTCGGGATCCCGAAGTACACCCTCGCCGGAGACATCGAGCTCTCCCGCCATATGCACGAGGAGCTGCTGGGCAAGGACTTCGACCTCTCGGTCAGTCACGAGCTGAAGATCGATCACTCCATCATCTGCCCCATCATCACGGTCCGGCCCGAGGCGGACCTGCCGATCGTGCCCATCTACACGAACATCTTCGTGCCTCCGCTGCCCTCCCCGCGCCGGTTCTATGCTCTCGGGCGAGCGATCCGAGAGGTCATCGACAGCTTCCCCAGCGACAAGAAGGTGGCCGCCATCGGCACCGGGCACCTCTCGCTGGAGCTCGGCGGACCCCGGCAGTTCGGCGAGCACGGCCCGGATCCGCTCTTCGACGCCGATGCCATCGAATGGCTCTCCACCGGCAACGTCGACGCGATCCTGGACAACGTCACCCATGAATCGATGGCCGGTGCGGGCAACGCGACCCACGGCTTCATGGACCTGCTGCTGATGATGGGGATCGCCGGCCCCGGAGTCCAGGCCGACTATGTCGATCACCTGGACCTGTTCCACACCCGGGAGATGTACATGACCTGGTACCCGAACAAGACCCAGGACCAGCTCGAGGCGGCGGCGCGCGCGGCGAAGACCGCGCAGGCCAGCATCGGGCCGATCTACGCCAGCGATCCCACCTGGGACCAGTTCCGCGGTGAGCGCGCCGCGACGGCCGGTGCCGCCGAAGCCTGA
- the madM gene encoding malonate transporter subunit MadM, with protein sequence MEIVADVLERNGLLFAFVVVGALMLLSGWLSKTLTRGRLQGSAIAIMLGLVLAYLGGIQTGGEDGLADIAIFSGLGLMGGAMLRDFAIVATAYGVDLQEIKKSGAAGVVALIAGILVSFVVGAAVAAAFGYTDPESMATIGAGAATYIVGPVTGTAIGASSEVIALSVAAGLIKAVVVMVCTPLIAPFIGLNNPKSAMAYGGLMGTTSGVAGGLAATDKRLVPYGAMTATFYTGLGCLLGPSVFYFTLVGLFG encoded by the coding sequence ATGGAGATCGTCGCAGATGTGCTCGAACGCAACGGCCTGCTCTTCGCCTTCGTGGTGGTCGGAGCCCTCATGCTGCTCTCCGGGTGGCTGTCCAAGACGCTGACCAGGGGGCGGCTGCAAGGCTCCGCCATCGCCATCATGCTGGGCCTGGTGCTCGCCTACCTCGGCGGCATCCAGACCGGCGGCGAGGACGGGCTGGCCGATATCGCGATCTTCAGCGGGCTGGGCCTGATGGGCGGAGCCATGCTGCGCGACTTCGCCATCGTCGCCACCGCCTACGGTGTGGATCTGCAAGAGATCAAGAAGTCCGGCGCCGCCGGCGTGGTCGCGCTGATCGCCGGGATCCTGGTCTCCTTCGTGGTGGGCGCCGCCGTGGCGGCTGCCTTCGGCTACACCGATCCGGAGTCGATGGCGACCATCGGCGCCGGTGCCGCGACCTACATCGTCGGGCCGGTCACCGGCACCGCGATCGGCGCCAGCTCGGAGGTCATCGCCCTCTCGGTGGCGGCCGGGCTGATCAAGGCCGTGGTGGTCATGGTGTGCACCCCGCTGATCGCGCCGTTCATCGGGCTGAACAACCCGAAGTCGGCCATGGCCTACGGCGGTCTGATGGGCACCACCTCCGGCGTCGCGGGCGGCCTTGCCGCCACCGACAAGCGGCTGGTCCCCTACGGCGCGATGACCGCGACCTTCTACACGGGCCTGGGCTGTCTGCTGGGACCCTCGGTGTTCTACTTCACGCTGGTCGGCCTCTTCGGCTGA
- the madL gene encoding malonate transporter subunit MadL produces the protein MVLYGVAALALCMLIGMLIGDGLGVLVGVDANVGGVGFAMILLVVATDRLRKRGLFPKPTEQGVLFWSALYIPIVIAMASTQNVAEAIGGGPMAAIAGLGALAAGAALVPVIARIGGQSEALPPMTEEEKQEA, from the coding sequence ATGGTTCTCTATGGAGTTGCAGCGCTGGCGCTGTGCATGCTCATAGGAATGCTGATCGGTGACGGTCTGGGCGTCCTGGTCGGAGTGGACGCCAATGTGGGCGGGGTCGGCTTCGCCATGATCCTTCTCGTGGTGGCCACCGACAGGCTGCGCAAGCGCGGCCTGTTCCCCAAGCCCACCGAACAGGGGGTGCTTTTCTGGAGCGCCCTGTACATCCCGATCGTGATCGCCATGGCCTCCACGCAGAACGTGGCCGAGGCCATCGGCGGCGGTCCCATGGCCGCCATCGCCGGGCTCGGGGCGCTCGCCGCGGGAGCCGCGCTGGTGCCCGTGATCGCCCGCATCGGAGGTCAGTCTGAAGCGCTGCCACCGATGACCGAAGAAGAGAAGCAGGAGGCCTGA
- a CDS encoding CaiB/BaiF CoA transferase family protein translates to MTDTASHAAGGAPLPLEGIMIADFSRVLAGPYATMLLADLGAEVIKVEGPSGDDTRTWVPPRRPDGVSTYYAAINRNKKSIVLDFKDPDDLAAAQQLAARADVVIENFKPGGLKKFGLDYDSVVQDNPSVIYSSITGFGTQGEGAKYPGYDLIVQAMSGLMSLTGSPDGPPFRAGISVFDVMAGLHSTIGILAALRQRDHTGEGAHVEASLMASAMSGLVNQTHAYVGGGTTPMRMGNAHPSLYPYEAMPTADDDVIIAAGNNTQFSRLCTVLGIPEIAEDERFADVGDRTDRRDELRPILEAELAKHTAQELFEKLNEVGVPCGPINTIKQGVEYAEALGLEPVVQVGTGATSVPGVRHPLTFSTMTPRYDLAPPTLGQHTEEIRAWLQQPVSQLPEPQPTEPAQTEPAQTERTQR, encoded by the coding sequence GCTCGCGGGCCCTTACGCGACCATGCTGCTGGCAGATCTCGGCGCCGAGGTGATCAAGGTGGAGGGGCCGAGCGGAGATGACACCCGCACCTGGGTCCCACCGCGGCGTCCCGACGGGGTCTCGACCTACTACGCGGCGATCAACCGCAATAAGAAGTCGATCGTGCTGGACTTCAAGGATCCCGATGACCTCGCCGCAGCCCAGCAGCTGGCAGCGCGCGCCGACGTCGTCATCGAGAACTTCAAGCCGGGCGGCCTGAAGAAGTTCGGACTGGACTACGACTCGGTGGTCCAGGACAACCCGAGCGTCATCTACTCCTCCATCACCGGCTTCGGCACCCAGGGGGAGGGCGCCAAATACCCCGGCTATGACCTCATCGTGCAGGCCATGTCCGGGCTGATGAGTCTCACCGGCTCACCCGACGGACCGCCCTTCCGTGCCGGAATCAGCGTGTTCGACGTGATGGCCGGGCTGCATTCCACCATCGGCATCCTCGCTGCGCTGCGGCAGCGCGACCACACCGGGGAGGGCGCCCACGTGGAGGCCTCCCTGATGGCCTCGGCCATGTCAGGACTGGTCAACCAGACCCACGCCTATGTCGGCGGCGGGACCACCCCGATGCGCATGGGCAATGCGCACCCCTCGCTGTACCCCTACGAGGCCATGCCCACCGCCGACGATGACGTCATCATCGCCGCAGGCAACAACACCCAGTTCAGCCGCCTCTGCACAGTGTTGGGCATCCCGGAGATCGCCGAGGACGAGCGCTTCGCCGACGTCGGCGACCGCACCGACCGGCGCGATGAGCTGCGTCCGATCCTCGAAGCGGAGCTCGCCAAGCACACGGCCCAGGAGCTCTTCGAGAAGCTCAACGAGGTCGGCGTGCCCTGCGGGCCGATCAACACCATCAAACAAGGGGTCGAATACGCCGAGGCACTCGGCCTGGAACCAGTGGTGCAGGTGGGAACAGGTGCGACCTCAGTGCCCGGGGTCCGCCATCCGCTGACCTTCAGCACGATGACCCCGCGCTACGATCTGGCCCCGCCCACGCTGGGCCAGCACACCGAGGAGATCCGGGCGTGGCTTCAGCAGCCAGTGTCTCAGCTGCCAGAGCCCCAGCCGACCGAGCCTGCACAGACCGAGCCTGCACAGACCGAGAGGACGCAGCGATGA